The following are encoded together in the Streptomyces flavofungini genome:
- a CDS encoding M20 family metallopeptidase, translating into MPHPTHGEAAATEGATAAPDDLKSAVRQRVDGHRDALVALSRRIHGHPETAFTEHLAAAWCAESLAAAGFAVESPAYGLDTAFSATIGAGPRTVAVVCEYDALPDLGHACGHNLIAAAGVGAALALAPFADGLGLRIRVLGTPAEERGAGKALMLDAGAFDGVDAAMMVHPCPFEMSDFRSFALGTLSVTYTGRAAHPSLNPHEGRNAADALTVAQVALGLLRQHLPSQWRVHGITTEAGTSPNAVPARATASYELRASAAEDLTELRARVEDCFRAGALAAGCGVTLERPEPDYLDFRGDPALTELWTRNARALGRPEPVERPPFACTDMGNVSHVVPSIHPVLDISGGACGPHEPEFAQAALSPAGEQALLDGATAMAWTAVDFARAAGQSPGD; encoded by the coding sequence ATGCCGCACCCCACCCACGGCGAAGCCGCAGCGACCGAAGGCGCCACCGCCGCCCCCGACGACCTCAAGTCCGCCGTGCGGCAACGCGTCGACGGACACCGCGACGCCCTCGTCGCCCTGAGCCGCCGCATCCACGGCCACCCGGAGACGGCCTTCACCGAGCACCTCGCCGCCGCTTGGTGCGCCGAGTCCCTGGCGGCGGCCGGATTCGCGGTCGAATCACCCGCGTACGGCCTGGACACCGCCTTTTCCGCGACGATCGGCGCGGGGCCGCGGACGGTGGCGGTCGTCTGCGAGTACGACGCCCTGCCGGACCTCGGACACGCCTGCGGCCACAACCTGATCGCCGCCGCGGGGGTCGGCGCCGCCCTCGCCCTCGCCCCGTTCGCCGACGGACTCGGCCTGCGGATACGGGTGCTGGGGACCCCGGCGGAGGAGCGCGGCGCGGGCAAGGCGCTGATGCTCGACGCCGGGGCGTTCGACGGGGTGGACGCCGCGATGATGGTGCACCCGTGCCCGTTCGAGATGTCCGACTTCCGGTCGTTCGCGCTCGGCACCCTGTCCGTCACGTACACCGGTCGCGCCGCGCATCCCAGCCTCAACCCGCACGAGGGCCGCAACGCCGCCGACGCCCTGACCGTCGCGCAGGTCGCGCTCGGGCTGCTGCGCCAGCACCTGCCGTCGCAGTGGCGAGTGCACGGCATCACCACAGAGGCGGGCACGAGCCCCAACGCGGTCCCGGCCCGCGCGACGGCCTCGTACGAGCTGCGGGCGTCGGCCGCCGAGGACCTCACCGAGCTGCGCGCCCGCGTGGAGGACTGCTTCCGGGCGGGAGCGCTGGCCGCGGGCTGCGGCGTCACGCTGGAGCGGCCCGAGCCGGACTACCTGGACTTCCGCGGCGACCCCGCCCTCACCGAGCTGTGGACGCGCAACGCGCGGGCGCTCGGGCGGCCGGAGCCGGTGGAGCGCCCGCCGTTCGCCTGCACCGACATGGGCAACGTGTCGCACGTCGTGCCGTCCATCCACCCGGTGCTCGACATCAGCGGCGGCGCCTGCGGCCCGCACGAGCCGGAGTTCGCGCAGGCGGCACTCTCCCCCGCGGGAGAGCAAGCCCTCCTCGACGGGGCGACGGCGATGGCGTGGACGGCGGTGGACTTCGCCCGCGCCGCCGGGCAGAGCCCCGGCGACTGA
- a CDS encoding ABC transporter substrate-binding protein, with product MNLPRRSLPLVPRRAAQAVAALGAAALLLTGCGSDSGSDKKDSKGASAGEASGTRTVKDATGRTVKVPAHPKRIVTLTQEDLDAVLALGLEPVGITNGQGLDKPPAYLADKVKDIDVVGNLLQPVMDKVVAAKPDLILAGDMQDEQVLKQLREITPATLVTMAPTDEWKLSFRGIGNAVNKLDKANEVISDHESAAKAAGAKLGADKGAEVSIVRWNPDGPSWMEKKQFASGVALEMGLKRPKAQNKDGNAHTPSLSLEKIDQIDGDWLFLSTLTSDGEKALKDVQSKPAYKELGAVKKKHVVTVNGSVWSTRGGPLASDVVLKDIVRALSKS from the coding sequence ATGAACCTGCCCCGCAGATCCCTTCCCCTCGTGCCGCGCCGCGCGGCACAGGCAGTCGCAGCCCTCGGGGCGGCCGCGCTGCTCCTGACCGGATGCGGTTCCGACTCCGGCTCGGACAAGAAGGACTCCAAGGGCGCCTCGGCGGGCGAGGCCTCCGGCACGCGCACGGTGAAGGACGCCACGGGCCGCACCGTCAAGGTCCCCGCGCACCCCAAGCGCATCGTCACCCTGACCCAGGAGGACCTGGACGCGGTCCTCGCCCTGGGCCTCGAGCCCGTCGGCATCACCAACGGCCAGGGCCTCGACAAGCCGCCGGCGTACCTGGCCGACAAGGTCAAGGACATCGACGTCGTCGGCAACCTGCTCCAGCCCGTCATGGACAAGGTCGTCGCCGCCAAGCCCGACCTCATCCTGGCCGGCGACATGCAGGACGAGCAGGTCCTCAAGCAGCTCCGCGAGATCACCCCGGCCACCCTCGTGACGATGGCGCCCACCGATGAGTGGAAGCTCTCCTTCCGTGGCATCGGCAACGCCGTGAACAAGCTCGACAAGGCCAACGAAGTCATCTCCGACCACGAGTCCGCCGCGAAGGCCGCGGGTGCGAAGCTCGGCGCCGACAAGGGCGCCGAGGTGTCCATCGTCCGCTGGAACCCGGACGGCCCCAGCTGGATGGAGAAGAAGCAGTTCGCCAGCGGCGTCGCCCTGGAGATGGGGCTGAAGCGGCCCAAGGCGCAGAACAAGGACGGCAACGCGCACACTCCCTCGCTGAGCCTGGAGAAGATCGACCAGATCGACGGCGACTGGCTGTTCCTCTCGACCCTGACGTCCGACGGCGAGAAGGCCCTGAAGGACGTCCAGTCCAAGCCCGCGTACAAGGAGCTGGGCGCCGTCAAGAAGAAGCACGTCGTGACCGTGAACGGGTCGGTCTGGTCCACCCGTGGCGGGCCGCTGGCCAGTGACGTCGTGCTCAAGGACATCGTCAGGGCGCTGTCGAAGTCCTGA
- a CDS encoding ABC transporter ATP-binding protein, producing the protein MELRVERVTAGYAGRTVVDQVDLTIGSGQVVAVVGPNGCGKSTLLRTMARLHAPDAGRVLAGGADVWRLRQREAAHRIALLPQSPQAPEAVTVAGLVRYGRHPHQGLFRQWSRADEQAVTRALDATGTTPLAERRLDELSGGQRQRCWLAMALAQETPVVLLDEPTSALDIGHAVEVLDLVRDIAAGGRTVVMVVHDLAAAARYADTVVAMRDGRVVASGPPRETIDADLVRELYGIDTEILFAPSDGAPVVVPTARTAATAGGGR; encoded by the coding sequence GTGGAACTGCGCGTCGAGCGAGTCACCGCCGGATACGCCGGCCGCACCGTGGTCGACCAGGTCGACCTCACGATCGGCTCCGGGCAGGTGGTGGCCGTCGTCGGCCCCAACGGCTGCGGCAAGTCGACCCTGTTGCGGACGATGGCCCGGCTGCACGCCCCTGATGCGGGGCGGGTCCTGGCCGGTGGCGCGGACGTGTGGCGGCTGCGCCAGCGCGAGGCGGCGCACCGCATCGCCCTGCTCCCCCAGTCCCCGCAGGCACCCGAGGCCGTCACGGTCGCGGGCCTCGTACGCTACGGCCGCCACCCGCACCAGGGCCTGTTCCGGCAGTGGTCCCGCGCGGACGAACAAGCCGTGACCAGGGCGCTGGACGCCACCGGCACGACCCCGCTCGCCGAGCGCCGCCTCGACGAACTCTCCGGCGGCCAGCGCCAACGCTGCTGGCTCGCCATGGCGCTGGCCCAGGAGACCCCGGTGGTCCTGCTCGACGAGCCGACCAGCGCACTCGACATCGGTCACGCGGTGGAAGTGCTCGACCTGGTCCGCGACATCGCCGCGGGCGGCCGCACCGTCGTCATGGTCGTGCACGACCTCGCCGCCGCGGCCCGCTACGCCGACACCGTCGTCGCGATGCGCGACGGCCGCGTCGTGGCGTCGGGGCCGCCGCGCGAGACCATCGACGCCGATCTGGTGCGCGAGTTGTACGGCATCGACACGGAGATCCTGTTCGCGCCGTCGGACGGCGCGCCGGTCGTCGTGCCGACCGCGCGGACGGCGGCGACGGCCGGGGGCGGCCGGTAA